In Helianthus annuus cultivar XRQ/B chromosome 8, HanXRQr2.0-SUNRISE, whole genome shotgun sequence, a single genomic region encodes these proteins:
- the LOC118480906 gene encoding putative receptor-like protein kinase At5g39000, producing the protein MSSTEEVNYLQIPLQELSDATNAFSEQNLIARGGFGKVYKGVSVNHGNMAIKMLDPLLGQGDHEFKTEIALLSVYKHENMVSLLGFCDEDGKKILVYKHESNGSLDKHLKSTDLTWILVQICLDAARGLQYLHNDVGSEHRILHRDIKSSNILLDENWKAKIADFGLSRVSPANTQSTFLISNVCGTIGYIDPDYYNTGLLTQKSDVYSFGVVLFEVLCGRPTRVRAFRDERQFLTNLIKIHWRRKTLDEIIYPDLQKQINGASLVTFSSIAYQCLMSGNERPTMKKVVEQLQKALDNQLVSC; encoded by the coding sequence ATGTCTTCCACTGAAGAAGTGAATTACTTGCAGATTCCTCTGCAAGAATTATCAGATGCAACTAACGCATTTTCCGAGCAGAATCTCATTGCAAGGGGTGGATTTGGGAAGGTATATAAAGGCGTATCTGTAAACCACGGCAACATGGCCATAAAGATGTTGGATCCTTTGCTAGGCCAAGGAGACCATGAATTTAAAACAGAGATTGCTTTACTTTCAGTttataaacatgaaaacatgGTATCACTTCTCGGATTTTGCGATGAAGACGGGAAGAAGATACTTGTTTATAAGCATGAAAGCAATGGCAGCCTTGACAAACATCTAAAGAGTACGGATCTAACCTGGATACTTGTTCAGATTTGCCTAGATGCTGCGCGTGGGTTACAGTATCTTCATAATGATGTTGGATCTGAACATAGGATTTTGCACCGTGACATCAAGAGTTCAAACATTCTTTTAGATGAGAACTGGAAAGCTAAAATCGCAGATTTTGGGTTGTCCAGAGTTAGCCCTGCGAATACGCAGTCTACCTTTCTTATCTCCAATGTTTGCGGCACAATTGGATATATCGATCCAGACTACTACAATACTGGTTTACTCACACAAAAGTCTGACGTTTACTCTTTTGGAGTTGTGTTGTTTGAAGTTTTGTGTGGAAGGCCTACCCGTGTTAGAGCGTTCCGTGATGAGCGTCAGTTTTTAACTAATTTGATAAAAATACATTGGAGAAGAAAGACATTAGATGAGATCATCTATCCTGATCTACAAAAACAGATAAACGGAGCTTCATTAGTTACGTTTTCAAGCATTGCCTACCAATGTTTGATGAGCGGAAATGAACGTCCAACAATGAAGAAGGTCGTGGAACAACTACAGAAAGCTCTTGATAATCAACTAGTAAGCTGCTGA